A genomic region of Scomber japonicus isolate fScoJap1 chromosome 5, fScoJap1.pri, whole genome shotgun sequence contains the following coding sequences:
- the cd9a gene encoding CD9 molecule a isoform X1, with translation MAALSGGEMCIKYLMFAFNLVFWLAGTAVFAIGLWLRLDPKTKGLFEGQDSPYVFYTGVYILIGAGALMMVVGFLGCCGAIQESPCMLGLFFFFLLIIFAVEVAAGIWGFSNQSKVVNDITIFYMQTYKNFETTGDERLKETLRVIQMGLNCCGPTGSVLDSPKDTCPQGEPLEKLITKSCPDAIDEVFDSKLHIIGGVGITIGIVMMFGMIFSMLLCCAIRKSREVV, from the exons ATGGCTGCGCTGTCGGGAGGAGAGATGTGCATCAAATACCTGATGTTTGCCTTCAATCTGGTTTTCTGG ctTGCAGGCACTGCTGTCTTTGCTATAGGCCTGTGGCTAAGATTAGACCCAAAGACCAAAGGCTTGTTTGAAGGACAAGACTCTCCATATGTGTTctacacag gtgtatatATCCTGATAGGAGCTGGAGCACTGATGATGGTCGTAGGTTTTCTGGGATGTTGTGGGGCCATCCAGGAGTCGCCCTGTATGCTTGGATTG tttttcttcttcctgcttATCATATTTGCCGTTGAAGTTGCAGCTGGAATCTGGGGATTTTCCAACCAGAGCAAG GTGGTGAACGACATCACAATATTCTACATGCAGACTTACAAAAACTTCGAGACAACAGGAGATGAGCGCCTCAAAGAGACACTGCGTGTGATTCAAATGGGG CTGAATTGTTGTGGTCCAACTGGTAGTGTATTAGATTCTCCCAAAGACACCTGTCCCCAGGGAGAGCCACTTGAGAAGCTCATTACTAAG AGCTGTCCTGATGCCATTGATGAGGTGTTTGACTCCAAGCTACACATCATAGGAGGAGTGGGCATCACCATCGGGATAGTTATG atGTTTGGGATGATCTTTAGCATGCTCCTGTGCTGCGCCATCAGGAAGTCTCGGGAGGTGGTGTGA
- the cd9a gene encoding CD9 molecule a isoform X2, producing the protein MGVAGGIKCVKYVMFVFNFFFWLAGTAVFAIGLWLRLDPKTKGLFEGQDSPYVFYTGVYILIGAGALMMVVGFLGCCGAIQESPCMLGLFFFFLLIIFAVEVAAGIWGFSNQSKVVNDITIFYMQTYKNFETTGDERLKETLRVIQMGLNCCGPTGSVLDSPKDTCPQGEPLEKLITKSCPDAIDEVFDSKLHIIGGVGITIGIVMMFGMIFSMLLCCAIRKSREVV; encoded by the exons ATGGGCGTCGCTGGGGGAATCAAGTGTGTGAAATATGTCATGTTTGTCTTCAACTTTTTCTTCTGG ctTGCAGGCACTGCTGTCTTTGCTATAGGCCTGTGGCTAAGATTAGACCCAAAGACCAAAGGCTTGTTTGAAGGACAAGACTCTCCATATGTGTTctacacag gtgtatatATCCTGATAGGAGCTGGAGCACTGATGATGGTCGTAGGTTTTCTGGGATGTTGTGGGGCCATCCAGGAGTCGCCCTGTATGCTTGGATTG tttttcttcttcctgcttATCATATTTGCCGTTGAAGTTGCAGCTGGAATCTGGGGATTTTCCAACCAGAGCAAG GTGGTGAACGACATCACAATATTCTACATGCAGACTTACAAAAACTTCGAGACAACAGGAGATGAGCGCCTCAAAGAGACACTGCGTGTGATTCAAATGGGG CTGAATTGTTGTGGTCCAACTGGTAGTGTATTAGATTCTCCCAAAGACACCTGTCCCCAGGGAGAGCCACTTGAGAAGCTCATTACTAAG AGCTGTCCTGATGCCATTGATGAGGTGTTTGACTCCAAGCTACACATCATAGGAGGAGTGGGCATCACCATCGGGATAGTTATG atGTTTGGGATGATCTTTAGCATGCTCCTGTGCTGCGCCATCAGGAAGTCTCGGGAGGTGGTGTGA
- the bbs10 gene encoding Bardet-Biedl syndrome 10 protein, translating to MGMPPVKHLHLKHVLQTVCALEAVVLRCFGPEGGQVLFTRDTGQVMLSRSGTRILTALQLEQPLARMVVECVWKHSTNTGDGSKTFIILLASLLRMIHSMACKEPNVSHTYNSREAAEAATARHLAGKLLAFASEELDDLIAVRVVPHGCRLSWEDFTAKTQSPAHTNTSNVKKLVESFIHTRLGRIHCDLIANLICELLTDWKFKNDLPSLSLQFVNDNFPALHTPVSGFPISCSRLIEGQVLHRDFATPSHQTDHHPVKAVVFTGYLQPQLLNAGDVLELMKHNTRKERSIVQFSAWAERSLECVFANLQNLGVSVLLSAVKQSDAVLTLAKQAEISVVDCISEDELSLFVHLSGTTPVSDCWMIRPEHVATLTFCRPILLGAHRYVHVAFQDSEEGAVVRPCSIVICGPGEGQTDQYACAFQDAIRMLLRTWEPIHMTATTASARTFLSHKITSDVMDNQNDKITSASSSASPFQKCMLEPGCVIHGGGTFEFLLHHALLQHGHNCSVSDHTDESVPAVSKLLANALLSVPQQIYSHSPRRFLQTQTRVLTSIQNHFHPFILDVGLESVSCKYQLVLAVLQCVTSLLRVDTILHTNTRSHTRSSRLTKNISWEDTEDETED from the exons ATGGGGATGCCACCAGTGAAGCATCTTCATCTGAAACATGTCCTGCAGACTGTGTGTGCACTGGAAGCAGTTGTCCTCCGCTGTTTTGGCCCTGAAGGAGGACAGGTGCTGTTCACCCGAGACACGGGTCAGGTGATGTTGAGTCGCAGTGGGACGCGCATTCTCACAGCACTACAACTGGAGCAGCCACTGGCCAG GATGGTGGTGGAGTGTGTCTGGAAGCACAGCACAAACACAGGGGATGGATCCAagacctttattatactgctgGCATCATTACTACGGATGATTCATTCAATGGCCTGCAAGGAACCTAATGTGTCTCACACCTATAACTCTAGGGAAGCAGCAGAGGCTGCCACTGCCAGGCACTTGGCTGGCAAACTGCTTGCATTTGCATCAGAGGAGCTGGATGATCTAATCGCTGTCAGAGTGGTCCCTCATGGATGCCGTCTTTCATGGGAAGATTTCACTGCAAAAACACAATCAccagctcacacaaacacttcCAATGTTAAAAAGCTGGTggaatcattcattcatactcGTCTGGGTCGCATCCACTGTGACTTGATTGCAAATCTTATCTGTGAACTGCTCACTGATTGGAAGTTTAAAAATGATCTACCTTCCTTATCACTTCAGTTTGTAAATGACAACTTCCCTGCATTACACACACCTGTATCAGGCTTTCCTATTAGTTGTTCACGTTTGATTGAGGGACAAGTCCTCCATAGGGATTTTGCTACACCCTCCCATCAGACTGACCACCATCCAGTTAAAGCTGTTGTTTTTACTGGGTACCTGCAGCCACAATTGCTTAATGCAGGAGATGTGCTTGAACTGATGAAGCATAACacgaggaaggagagaagtatTGTGCAGTTTAGCGCCTGGGCAGAAAGGTCACTGGAGTGTGTTTTTGCAAACCTGCAGAATTTGGGTGTCTCTGTGCTCCTGTCTGCAGTGAAACAGTCAGATGCTGTCCTGACTTTAGCCAAACAGGCAGAGATCTCTGTTGTGGATTGCATCAGTGAGGATGAACTGTCTCTCTTTGTCCACCTTAGTGGGACCACACCTGTTTCAGACTGCTGGATGATTCGGCCAGAGCATGTTGCTACTCTGACCTTTTGCCGACCAATACTGCTTGGAGCCCATAG ATATGTCCATGTGGCTTTCCAGGATTCAGAGGAAGGTGCTGTAGTTAGACCCTGTAGTATTGTCATTTGTGGCCCAGGGGAAGGGCAAACAGACCAGTATGCATGTGCATTTCAAGATGCCATCCGCATGCTACTTAGAACTTGGGAGCCCATACATATGACTGCAACTACAGCATCAGCAAGAACATTTTTGTCACACAAAATCACATCTGACGTTATGGACAATCAGAATGACAAAATTACATCCGCATCCTCCAGTGCATCTCCCTTTCAGAAGTGTATGTTGGAACCAGGCTGTGTCATACATGGCGGTGGGACATTTGAGTTTCTTTTACACCACGCCCTCCTTCAACATGGTCACAACTGCTCAGTTTCTGATCACACCGATGAAAGTGTCCCTGCTGTATCCAAGCTCTTGGCAAATGCTCTATTGAGTGTTCCCCAACAGATTTACTCCCACAGTCCAAGACGTTTCCTCCAGACCCAAACCAGGGTCCTGACATCTATTCAAAATCATTTTCACCCTTTTATTTTGGACGTGGGCCTTGAATCTGTCTCCTGTAAATATCAGCTGGTTCTGGCTGTGCTGCAGTGTGTCACAAGTCTTCTCAGAGTGGACACAATACTACATACAAACACACGTTCACACACAAGGTCAAGTAGACTCACCAAAAACATTTCCTGGGAGGACACGGAGGACGAAACGGAGGATTGA
- the syt1b gene encoding synaptotagmin-1b: MTGNRRAAPAALDTPTTSTYLPNATSIPGQNQSDSHSPNKFMSELHSIHMPSWAVAALCIVSLCVVLSCAACVWKKWLKKDKDKDKDKDKKKGKEENKGYFDTEMDGGYNETPKNEGNKETELSDNEPKEEEKLGRLHFTLDYNFTDNTLVVGILQAAELPAMDVGGSSDPYVKLYLFPDKKKKFETKVHRKTLGPNFNETFTFKVPYTELGGKTLVMTVYDFDRFSKHDAIGAVKIPMSSLDFSQSLQEWRDLQRAEKEESERLGDICLSLRYVPTAGKLTVVILEAKNLKKMDVGGLSDPYVKIHLMQNGKRLKKKKTTIKKNTLNPYYNESFSFEVPCEQIEKVQVAVTVLDYDKIGKNDAIGKVLLGNNSTGTEQRHWADMLANPRRPIAQWHSLKPEEEVNVLISKK, from the exons ATGACTGGGAACCGTCGAGCTGCCCCGGCAGCACTGGACACCCCAACTACATCTACATATTTGCCAAATGCCACATCCATCCCAGGCCAGAACCAATCTGATAGCCACAGTCCCAACAAGTTCATGAGTGAACTGCACAGCATCCACA TGCCATCATGGGCTGTTGCTGCCCTTTGTATCGTGAGCTTGTGCGTGGTGCTGTCCTGTGCCGCCTGTGTGTGGAAGAAGTGGTTGAAAAAGGACAAGGACAAGGACAAGGACAAGGacaagaaaaagggaaaagaggagaacAAGGGATACTTTGACACTGAAATGGATGGAGGTTACAATGAg ACGCCGAAAAATGAAGGTAACAAAGAAACAGAGCTGTCAGATAATGAGCCCAAGGAGGAAGAGAAGTTGGGCAGACTACATTTCACGTTAGACTACAATTTCACAGATAATACG CTGGTAGTAGGTATCCTCCAGGCAGCAGAGCTTCCTGCCATGGATGTGGGAGGTAGTTCTGACCCTTATGTCAAACTCTATCTGTTCccggacaaaaagaaaaagtttgaaaCTAAGGTTCACAGGAAGACTCTTGGACCAAACTTCAATGAGACTTTCACATTTAAG gtaccGTACACTGAGCTGGGTGGCAAGACACTGGTGATGACTGTGTACGACTTTGACCGTTTCTCAAAACACGATGCGATTGGAGCGGTGAAGATACCCATGAGCAGCTTGGACTTCAGCCAATCTCTGCAGGAGTGGAGGGATCTGCAGAgggcagagaaagaggag AGCGAGCGGCTTGGAGACATATGTTTGTCCCTGAGGTATGTGCCTACTGCAGGGAAGCTGACTGTGGTGATTCTGGAGGCCAAAAACCTGAAGAAAATGGATGTGGGTGGATTGTCAG ACCCTTATGTGAAGATTCACTTAATGCAGAATGGGAAAAGactcaagaaaaagaaaacaacgaTAAAGAAGAACACTTTGAACCCTTATTACAACGAGTCATTCAGCTTTGAAGTGCCATGTGAACAGATAGAG AAGGTGCAGGTAGCAGTGACTGTGTTGGACTATGATAAGATTGGGAAAAATGATGCCATTGGGAAGGTGTTGCTGGGCAATAACAGCACTGGGACGGAGCAACGTCATTGGGCAGATATGCTAGCCAACCCCCGGCGGCCAATAGCCCAGTGGCACAGCCtaaaaccagaagaagaagtcaaTGTGCTCATTTCCAAGAAGTAA